The genomic stretch CGCCGCTTCGCTCCTGGCGTATTGCAGGCGGTGCAGGCGGGCGTAGTAGCCGCCCAGGGCCAGCAACTGGGTGTGGGTGCCCTGTTCCACGATCCGGCCCCGGCGCATGACCACGATCCGGTCGCAGCGCTCGATGGTGCTCAGGCGGTGCGCGATGATGATGCTGGTCCGGCCCAGCATGACCTTCTCCAGTGCGTTCTGGATGCGGATCTCGGTCTCGGTGTCCACGTTGGCCGTGGCCTCGTCGAGCACCAGCAGGATGTCCGGGTTCTGGATCAGGGCGCGGGCGAACGCCAGCAGCTGTTTCTGGCCGGTGCTCAGGGTCGCGCCGCGCTCGCGCACCTCGGTCTGGTAGCCGGCCTCCAGCGACAGGATGTAGTCGTGCACGCCGACGTACTTGCACGCCTCGACCACCCGTTCGTGGCTGATCTCGGGGTTGTTCAGGGTCAGGTTGCCCTCGATGGTACCGGCGAACAGGAACACGTCCTGCAAGACCACGCCCACGTGGCGGCGCAGGTCGTGCTGGGCCAGCTCGCGCACGTCGTGGCCATCCACCCTCACGCTGCCGCGCTGCACGTCGTAGAAACGGCTGACCAGGGCGGTCACGCTGGTCTTGCCGGCGCCCGTCGCACCGACCAGCGCCACGCTCTCGCCGGGCTGGATGTGCAGGTCGAGGCCGCGCAGGATCCAGCGGTCGTCGGTGTCCGGGGTCTGGGGCGTCACGCTGCCGTCATAGGCGAACCACACACCGTCAAAGTCCACACGGCCCGAGAAGTGCTCCAGGCGCTGAGCATCCGGCTTGTCGGTGATCTGCTCGTCGGTGTCGAGCACGCCGAAGATGCGTTCGGCGCTGGCCATCGCCGCCTGCAGCGTGTTGAACACGTCGCTGAGATCCTGGATGGGCTGGAACAGCTGCTGGGTCCACTGCACGAAGGCGAACAGCGTCCCGACCGTCACGGCGGCCGCCAGTCCGGTGCCGACGGCGTCCGGGCCGAGGAGCTGACGCGCCGTGAAGAACAGCACCAGGGCAACCGCCACCTGACCCAGGATGGCGACGACCGGCATGAACAGCGAGAACCACTTCACGCTGGTCTCGTTGGCGCTGAGCAGGGCGCGGTTGCTGTGATCGAAGTCCAGGGCGCTGCGGCGCTGGCGGCCGAACAGCTGGACGGTCAGCATGCCGGTGATGTTCTCGTTGAGCTTGGTGTTCACGATCGCCTGCTGGATGCGGGTGTCACGGTACGCGAGCCGCATCTTGCCCCGGAAGTAGTTCGTCGCGAAGTACAGGATCGGCAGCACCGTGAAGGCGATCAGCGACAGGCGCCAGTCGATGGTCAGCATGACGACCATGTACACGATGATCAGGAACGAACTGGTGATCAGCGAGATCAGCCCGCCGGTGATGAATTGGTTGATCGCGTCCACGTCGCTGGTCACGCGGGTGATCAGGCGGCCGACCGGGTTCTGGTCGAAGTAGCTCAGCTGCAGCCGCTGGAGTTTGGTGAACACGTCGGCCCGGATGTCGCGCAGCACGTTCTGGCCCAGGTACCCGATCGCCAGCGTCGAGAAGTATGTGACGGCAAACGCCACCGCCTGGAGCGCGATGTAGCCCAGCGACGCGACGAGCAGCACCTGATACAGCGGCGCGGGATCCTGACTGGGATTGCTGGCAAAGGGCTGGAGGGCGTGGTCGATGGCGTAACGCTGGAGCAGCGTGGGCAGGGGCTGGATGGCCGCCGTGACCAGCGCAAGGAGCACGCCCAGCACGGCCAGCCCCCGGTAGGGCTTCAGATACCCCAGGATGCGTTTGGTCAGCTGCGCGTCGAAACTCTTGGAGAAGGCGTCTTCGGCCTGGGTCATGACTTCACTTCCTGTGCTCCCAGGGGGAGGCGGTCTTCCAGCTTGTCGGCGGCGTCTTCCGGATCGGCCACGGGCTCGTCGTCGGTGTCGAGGTCGCTCGCCAGACGCTGGAGGCGTTCGAGTTCGGCATAGTGGCCGCCCTGGGCAAGCAGCTCATCGTGGCTGCCCTGCTCGGTCACGCGGCCCTGATCGAGCACGACGATGTGATCCGCGTGGCGCAGCGTGCTGATGCGGTGGGCGATCAGGATCACGGTGCGGCCCTGGCTGACCTCGCGCAGGCCGTCCAGGATCCGGCGCTCGGTCTCGGTGTCCACGGCCGACAGGCTGTCGTCGAGGATCAGGATGCTGGGCTCACGCACGATGGCGCGGGCAATGGCGGTGCGCTGCCGCTGACCGCCCGACAGCGTCACGCCGCGCTCGCCCAGCATGGTCTCGTACCCCTCGGGAAAACCCTCGATGTCGCCGTCCAGTCCGGCCAGGCGGGCGGCGTTGCGAATCCGCGCCGGATCCGGGGTCTGTGGGATCTCTGGCGTGGGGGGCAGTCCGACCACGGTCACCCCGGTGGGCACGACCGGCAGGTCACGCGCCTCGATCCCGAAGCCGATATTGTTGGCGATCGTGTCGCTGAACAGGAACGGTTCCTGGGGCACCACGCTGATATGGTCGCGCAGCCGCTCCAGCGGAATGAAGCGCACGTCGTTCCCGTCGATCCGCACCACGCCACTGCTGGGATCCATGCTGCGGGTCAGGAGCTGCATCAGGATGGTCTTGCCGCTGCCGGTGGGGCCGGTCACGCCCACAAAGGTACCGGCGGGGATGTGCAGGTTCACGTCGTCGAGCACCGTGGCGCTGCCATATTTCACGGTCACATGTTCGAACGTCACCTCGCCCCGCAGGCTGCGGATGGTCGGATCGGTGCGGCCGGGCGTGTCGTGGATCTGGGCCCCGGCATCCAGCAGCTCGCGCAGCCGCAGCCACGACGCCAGCCCGCGCTGCGTGACCCCGGTGATCCAGCCGATCATCATCATGGGGAAGGTCAGGCGGCCCACCGTGATCAGGAACTGCACCAGCATGCCGATCGTGAAAGCCCCGCCCGCACCGCCGTACAGGATCAGGCGGCCGCCGACGAGCAGGATCAGCCCGAAGGCGATGCCGATCAGCAGAGTCGTGAACGACCTCAGCGGCCCGTCTACCTTGGTCAGGGCGATGTTGCGGCGCAGCAGCTCCAGATTCATCTCGCGGTAGTTCGCGATCTCCCGGTCTTCGATGGCGTAGCCCTTCACGACCCGCGCCCCGCTGAAGTTCTCCTGGGCCATGGCCGCAATCGTGCTGTTCTGCTCCTGCGCGGCCTTGTGGCGCACGTTGATCTGCTGGGCCAGGTACGACAGGATGCCCACGATCACCGGGATCAGCGCGATCACGATCAATGTGAGCTGCCAGCTCAGGCTGAACATCACCGCGAAGGCCGTGACGAAGCCCGACACGATGTTCACGATCTGCCATGCGCCGAAGCCCAGCATTTCCCGCACCGCGCCCAGGTCGCCGGTCAGGCGGTTCATCAGGTCTCCGGTGCGGGCGCGGTCGTAGTACGCCTTGTCCATGGTCTGGAGGTGGGCGAAGATGTCGCGCCTGACCTCGTACTCGCTCTGCCGGGACGCGACGACGATCATGCGGCGCATCAGCAGCGTGAAGCCGCCCGCGATCAGGGCGGCCACGATGATGCCCAGGGCGTACAGCCCGGCCACCGTCAGGGTCAGGCCGGGGGTGGCCGGGTCACCATCCACCTGTCCGGTCAGGCCGTCAATCGTCCAGCGGATGAAATAGGCCGGCAGGAGGTTCACCGCGTTGGCAATCGCAATGGCACTCAGGCCGATCACGTACTGCCGTTTGTGCAGCATCAGGTACGGCCACAGGGTACGTAGACTTTCCAAGAGAAACCTCGTTCAGGGCGACAATTCGGGCGTTTTGTGCGCCCGTGCGGCGGCCAGCATACGCTTCCTGGCCCACTGGGAAATGCGCGTAATGGCGCATCTGCGGGCCAACTTAAGGAACGATTGACACCCCTGGGGGCCGGTGCTACTATTCCCAGCCGGAAGTGATTGCGCCACGCAGGCACTTCCGCGCTCAGGGGCACCCAACGCTCCGCAAGGGACGGTGCCACCCTAGCTCAACTGGTAGAGCACCCGACTTGTAATCGGAAGGTTGGGAGTTCGATTCTCCTGGGTGGCTCCACAGCGCTCTATCGTGCCGACAGTGTGGGTAGGTGGCCGAGTGGTTAAAGGCGACAGACTGTAAATCTGTTCACGTACGTGTACGGCGGTTCGAATCCGCCCCTGCCCACCACACTTTCCGCTTCTCTCTGGCATCGTCTGCGGGAATAGCTCAGTTGGTAGAGCGTCAGCTTCCCAAGCTGAATGTCGCGAGTTCAAGTCTCGTTTCCCGCTTTTTCCCGCTTCTGTAGCTCAGTGGTAGAGCACTCCCTTGGTAAGGGAGAGGTCGTCGGTTCAATCCCGACCAGAAGCTCCACACCGGCGCGGCCTGCAGATCCTGCAGGCCGCGCCCCCTTGAGTCCTGTGGTCACACGTATTGGAGCCCCGGCCCTTTGCGTTTGCCACGCGGGCGAGTAAACTGGCAAGGCTTGTCCGGAATCCGGACAGATCCATCTCAGGAGGAACAGCACCATGGCGAAAGGAACGTTCGAGCGCACGAAGCCCCACGTGAACGTGGGCACGATTGGCCACGTGGATCACGGCAAGACCACGCTGACGGCCGCCATCACCTTCACGGCCGCCGCCGCCGACCCGACCATCGAAACCCTGGCGTACGACCAGATCGACAAGGCCCCGGAAGAAAAGGCCCGCGGCATCACCATCAACACCGCCCACGTCGAATACCAGACCCCGGGCCGCCACTACTCCCACGTCGACTGCCCCGGCCACGCCGACTACGTCAAGAACATGATCACCGGTGCCGCGCAGATGGACGGCGCCATCCTGGTCGTCAGCTCCGCCGACGGCCCGATGCCCCAGACCCGCGAGCACATCCTGCTGGCCCGTCAGGTCGGCGTGCCGTACATCGTCGTGTTCATGAACAAGGTCGACATGGTCGACGACGAAGAACTGCTCGAGCTCGTCGAGATGGAAGTCCGCGAACTGCTCAGCAAGTACGAGTTCCCCGGTGACGACCTGCCGGTGGTCAAGGGCAGCGCGCTGCAGGCCCTCGAAGCGCTGCAGAAGAACCCCAAGACCCAGCGCGGCACCGACAAGTGGGTCGACCACATCTGGGAACTGCTGGACGCGGTGGACGCGTACATCCCGACCCCTGAGCGCGACACCGACAAGCAGTTCCTGATGCCGGTCGAAGACGTGTTCACCATCACCGGGCGTGGCACCGTGGCGACCGGCCGCGTGGAGCGTGGCGTGGTCAAGGTGCAGGACGAAGTCGAGATCGTGGGGCTGCGCGACACGCGCAAGACCACGGTGACTGGGATTGAAATGCACCGCAAGCTGCTGGACAGCGGCATGGCGGGCGACAATGTCGGCGTGCTGCTGCGTGGCGTGGCGCGCGATGACGTCGAGCGCGGTCAGGTGCTGGCCAAGCCCGGCAGCATCAAGCCGCACACGAAGTTCGAGGCGAGCGTGTACGTGCTGAGCAAGGATGAAGGCGGGCGTCACAGCGCGTTCTTCGGCGGGTACCGGCCGCAGTTCTACTTCCGGACGACGGACGTGACGGGTGTGGTGGAACTGCCCGAGGGCGTGGAGATGGTGATGCCCGGGGACAACATCACGTTCGTGGTGGAACTGATCAAGCCGATCGCCATGGAAGAAGGCCTGCGCTTCGCCATCCGCGAGGGCGGCCGTACCGTCGGCGCCGGCGTCGTGGCCAAGGTCATCCAGTAATCCAGTCCTGAAGCCAGGAGAGGAGCGGGCCGCACGAGCGGCCCGCTCCTCTTGTTGTGCTGCGCTCCGTGGGTTCCGATCAACCGGCGGTGAATGCGGTGACCGGGCCGGCCAGGGGCTGATCGATCAGCCCGGTCTGTTCCAGCTGATACCGGCTGTCCTCTGCGGCGGCACCCCCGCCCACCAGACCCTGAATAAGGTCGTGCACGCGGACGCGGCGGCCCGCACTGGTCAGGGTGATCGGTTCGCCCGGCAGGGAGTGGATGTCCCACCCGGCGTCGTGCAGCCGCAGGCCCAGGGCCGCACTCACGATGGCCAGGGCCTGCCCGCGCTGGTCGTAGGGCACGTTCAGGGCGTTCAGGAGCTTCCCGAATGGTGCGCCCAGCGAGATCAGATCCGGCAGCTCGCGCAGTGTCCAGCGCCCAAGAGCGTCGTGATGAGGAGCCGTCATCTCACGCCAGGCGGGGACGATGACCCGCGTGCCGACGTGTTCCCACGCCACGTCCTGAAGGGCTGGGGCATCCGTGCCGGTCATGAAGGTCAGCAGGGCGCGTTCGGCCCTGTCTGGATCGGACAGCAGCGTCTCGGCGCTCGGGCCGGTGAGGGTCAGGCGAGGATCGTTCGTCGTGAAGGGCGGCTGTCCGCCCAGCGCACCCAGGCGATCGTGCAGCGACGGGTGCGAAGCATACGGGTCGCTCTGTTCCTCGGCGTCCTGGGCATGAACCTGCGCCAGGGATGTGCGGACATCCGGCGCGTCCTGAAAGCGCTGGTAGCCACTGGCCAGCGGGGGCCGGAAGCCAGACCGAAGGACAGGAACGGCCTCGCTCTGCCAGTACATCGCGTATGGCATGGCATGACCATGCACCTTCACCAGCCCACCGGCCATGGCGTCCGATCCGACGTGCTGTGCCGCGAAGTGGTCGGCGGCGAACTCCTGTCGGCGCGAGATCGCCTGGGTGATCCGCAGGAACGCAGTCGCGTACCACTGAAACGGTAACGAGAGTTTCGAATCTCCCTCGCGCAGCGCGCCGACCGTGCGTTCCAGCGAGGCGCGGGTACGGAACACCACCTGACCCAGACGGGTGTCGCCGCCGGCATAGTGTCCGAATTCATGTGCCAGAACGGCGCGGAATTCATCCACGTTCAGGAGCTGCATCAGGGGCAGTCCGACGCCGATGATGCGGCGGCCCGGCCGGAACCGACCGCCCTGTTCGGTCACCCAGGCGTTCAGGTCGCCCAGCAGGTAGACCTCGGACGGCATGGCCTGGCCACTGGCACGGGCCAGCCCCTCCAGTTCCGCGAACAGGCGTGGGTGGTCACGGGGTTCCAGGCGGGGGCCAGGCACCTCGAACCGGGGCGAACGAGGAAATGCGGCCAGCAGGATGACGACCGCGCCGATCACGCAGCCGAGCGCCAGTTGCGGGTGGATGCGGTGCAGGTACCAGACCTCCGCGATGGGAAGCGCAATCAGGGCGCCGGCCAGCACGAAGACCAGCACGTAGAAGCCGATCATTAGCAGCACCGCAATGACCATCCGGCGACGGAGGGAGCCGGGAGTGTTCATCATTTCTTCACTGTACTTATCCCTCCACCGCGTGGCTGCACACATGAGGCGGTCACTGGGGGGGAGTGGATCCCCTACCCTGGAGCATGGCGAAGCAGCTTCCGGCGATCAGCGACCATCTGAAGGCCTTCATTGAGGCACAGCACGTCTACTTCGTGGGGACGGCCGCACCGGATGGGCACGTGAACGTGTCGCCCAAGGGCATGGACAGCCTGCGCGTGCTGGGGCCGAACCGGGTGGCGTGGCTGAACGTGACCGGCAGCGGCAACGAGACCGCCGCGCACCTGCGCCAGCTGCCGCGCATGACCGTCATGTTCTGT from Deinococcus sp. AB2017081 encodes the following:
- the tuf gene encoding elongation factor Tu; this translates as MAKGTFERTKPHVNVGTIGHVDHGKTTLTAAITFTAAAADPTIETLAYDQIDKAPEEKARGITINTAHVEYQTPGRHYSHVDCPGHADYVKNMITGAAQMDGAILVVSSADGPMPQTREHILLARQVGVPYIVVFMNKVDMVDDEELLELVEMEVRELLSKYEFPGDDLPVVKGSALQALEALQKNPKTQRGTDKWVDHIWELLDAVDAYIPTPERDTDKQFLMPVEDVFTITGRGTVATGRVERGVVKVQDEVEIVGLRDTRKTTVTGIEMHRKLLDSGMAGDNVGVLLRGVARDDVERGQVLAKPGSIKPHTKFEASVYVLSKDEGGRHSAFFGGYRPQFYFRTTDVTGVVELPEGVEMVMPGDNITFVVELIKPIAMEEGLRFAIREGGRTVGAGVVAKVIQ
- a CDS encoding M48 family metallopeptidase, producing MMNTPGSLRRRMVIAVLLMIGFYVLVFVLAGALIALPIAEVWYLHRIHPQLALGCVIGAVVILLAAFPRSPRFEVPGPRLEPRDHPRLFAELEGLARASGQAMPSEVYLLGDLNAWVTEQGGRFRPGRRIIGVGLPLMQLLNVDEFRAVLAHEFGHYAGGDTRLGQVVFRTRASLERTVGALREGDSKLSLPFQWYATAFLRITQAISRRQEFAADHFAAQHVGSDAMAGGLVKVHGHAMPYAMYWQSEAVPVLRSGFRPPLASGYQRFQDAPDVRTSLAQVHAQDAEEQSDPYASHPSLHDRLGALGGQPPFTTNDPRLTLTGPSAETLLSDPDRAERALLTFMTGTDAPALQDVAWEHVGTRVIVPAWREMTAPHHDALGRWTLRELPDLISLGAPFGKLLNALNVPYDQRGQALAIVSAALGLRLHDAGWDIHSLPGEPITLTSAGRRVRVHDLIQGLVGGGAAAEDSRYQLEQTGLIDQPLAGPVTAFTAG
- a CDS encoding ABC transporter ATP-binding protein → MESLRTLWPYLMLHKRQYVIGLSAIAIANAVNLLPAYFIRWTIDGLTGQVDGDPATPGLTLTVAGLYALGIIVAALIAGGFTLLMRRMIVVASRQSEYEVRRDIFAHLQTMDKAYYDRARTGDLMNRLTGDLGAVREMLGFGAWQIVNIVSGFVTAFAVMFSLSWQLTLIVIALIPVIVGILSYLAQQINVRHKAAQEQNSTIAAMAQENFSGARVVKGYAIEDREIANYREMNLELLRRNIALTKVDGPLRSFTTLLIGIAFGLILLVGGRLILYGGAGGAFTIGMLVQFLITVGRLTFPMMMIGWITGVTQRGLASWLRLRELLDAGAQIHDTPGRTDPTIRSLRGEVTFEHVTVKYGSATVLDDVNLHIPAGTFVGVTGPTGSGKTILMQLLTRSMDPSSGVVRIDGNDVRFIPLERLRDHISVVPQEPFLFSDTIANNIGFGIEARDLPVVPTGVTVVGLPPTPEIPQTPDPARIRNAARLAGLDGDIEGFPEGYETMLGERGVTLSGGQRQRTAIARAIVREPSILILDDSLSAVDTETERRILDGLREVSQGRTVILIAHRISTLRHADHIVVLDQGRVTEQGSHDELLAQGGHYAELERLQRLASDLDTDDEPVADPEDAADKLEDRLPLGAQEVKS
- a CDS encoding ABC transporter ATP-binding protein, with translation MTQAEDAFSKSFDAQLTKRILGYLKPYRGLAVLGVLLALVTAAIQPLPTLLQRYAIDHALQPFASNPSQDPAPLYQVLLVASLGYIALQAVAFAVTYFSTLAIGYLGQNVLRDIRADVFTKLQRLQLSYFDQNPVGRLITRVTSDVDAINQFITGGLISLITSSFLIIVYMVVMLTIDWRLSLIAFTVLPILYFATNYFRGKMRLAYRDTRIQQAIVNTKLNENITGMLTVQLFGRQRRSALDFDHSNRALLSANETSVKWFSLFMPVVAILGQVAVALVLFFTARQLLGPDAVGTGLAAAVTVGTLFAFVQWTQQLFQPIQDLSDVFNTLQAAMASAERIFGVLDTDEQITDKPDAQRLEHFSGRVDFDGVWFAYDGSVTPQTPDTDDRWILRGLDLHIQPGESVALVGATGAGKTSVTALVSRFYDVQRGSVRVDGHDVRELAQHDLRRHVGVVLQDVFLFAGTIEGNLTLNNPEISHERVVEACKYVGVHDYILSLEAGYQTEVRERGATLSTGQKQLLAFARALIQNPDILLVLDEATANVDTETEIRIQNALEKVMLGRTSIIIAHRLSTIERCDRIVVMRRGRIVEQGTHTQLLALGGYYARLHRLQYARSEAAD